From the genome of Candidatus Methylomirabilota bacterium:
GGATCGCGGGGACGAGCTCGGCCGGGACGCCACGCTGGGCGGGCGCCGGGCCCAGGATGTAGGCGGCGACGAAGCCGAGGATGTTGTCCAGGCTGCCAAGCGCGACCTCGCGCTGTTCGCTGACGTCAAGGCAGGCGATCCACCAGATGTCGAGATCCTCCCCCGCGCGTCCACTGGCACGGGCGCCTTCCGTCACGAAGCCGCGGGCCTGATCCACCTGGCCACGCTCGAGGCCGAAGTTGACGAAGACACCGTCCGCCACCGCTCCCGCGGCCCGGAGCGCGCCGGGGCCCGAGCCGGCCGCATATATGGGAACCTGGTGGGCGAGGCGGGGAAGCTGGGCCGAGGCGCCATCGAGCGTCGCCCGCTCGCCGGCCAGGAGCGCGCGCACGAAGGCCAGACCCCGGCAGAACGCCTCCGGCGATGACGGCGAGCCGCCGATGTTGCCCACACCGCTGTGCCCGGTGCCGATGCCGAGGAGCAACCGGCCCCCGGAGAGCGCATCGGTGGCCGCCGCCGCTCCGGCCGTGATGGCCGGATGCCGCGTGACGAGATTGGTCACGCAGGTCGCGAGCGGCACCCGCTCGGTGCGCACGGCGGCGAGCGCGAGCGCGACCCAGACGTCCATCGCGTTGCCCGGCGTGTCGGCGATCCCCACGAGGTCCCAGTCCAGACGCTCGCCGAGGGACGCCAGGCGGGCCGTGTAGTCGGGCGTGAACGGCCAGAAGAAGAAGCCGAAGCGGGGAGGTGCCGTCACCGCGCCAGCGCTCGACATGGGCGCCGGTTCGGGCTCAGCCGTAGGGCCGGCCGGCCAGCCCGTAGGCCTGGTCGATGAGACGAACCACCCGGGCGCAGTCGTGGACGCTGATGGGCGGCGCCGCGCCACGCCGCCAGTGCTCGAGCGCGTCGCGTAGCGCGGTCAGGGCCAGCGGTTCCTTGGGCGCTCCCGGCAGGGTGTCTTCACCGCCGGCCGTCACCAGCCGCAGCGTGTGACCGGCGGCGATCAGGATAGCGTCGCGGCCCGCGATCTTCCACTCCCCGTCGGTCCCCTCGCCTGGAAAGGTGTTGCCCACCTCGACAGTCCCCAGCACGCCCCCCGCCGAGCGCAGGAGCACGGAGGCGTAGTCCTCGACCGGCTGGCCCAGGGCGCGCCAGCTGAGCTGCGCGCCCGTGACCGTCGCCTCCTCGCCGGTCAGGTACAGAAAGAGGTCGAGGCCGTGAGGACCGAGATTCCGGAGGCACCCCCCGCCGGTGACGGCGGGATCGAGCATCCACGGCGCGTCCCAGGCGGGATAGCGCGCCGAGGTCGGCCGGTTCTGGCGAATGTAGACGTGCGAGAGAGGACCGAACCGCCCCTCGGCGAGCAGCTGCCGGGCGCTGGCCACGAAGGGTTGGTAGCGCTGGTGGAGCGGGACGGCCACGAAGGCCCCGGCCGCCCGAGCCCGGTCGGCCACCCGCCGGACCTCGTCGGCGTTGACCCCCATGGGCTTTTCCATCAGGAACGGATAGCCGTGGTCCAGCAGGTAGTGGGCCGTCTCGGCCATGGTGTTGTGCGGCCCAAGCGCGATGACGAAGTCGGGCCGGGTCTTGTCCAGCATCTCCCGGTAGTCGGTGAAGATCGGAGGACCCCCGAGCACCGCCGCCCGCTTGGCGGCGATCGCCGCGCTGGCGTCGTGCAGGCCGACGAGCGTGACGTCGGGGATGCTGCTCAGATGGCGCAGATACGCGGAGTCGTAGAGGGAGTGCCAGTGGCTGACGCCGATCGCGGCGATGCGGGCAGGGCCGTTTGGGGGAGACATGCGGCTTCCGAGCGTGCGACAGGGAACGACGTCCGTCAAGCCCGCCGTCGATCGGGGCTGCTATCATGGCGGCGCCCGACGGTCGGTCGCGACCGGGGCAAGGAGCCGCCGATGACGACCCCGGCCACGAAGGAGTCGCTGCTCGCCGACCTGGATCGAGTCGTGCAAGACACCCTCGCCTATTTCGCCGGGCCGGGCCGGACGACTACCGCCCGCATCGACCGCTGGCAGGCCCGGGACGTGTTGATGCACTTCATCTACTTCCACGACGCCACCGCCTGGGGCATCCAGTCGGCGGCGATGGGCGGGCCTCCGTGGCCGGTGCCCGCGGATGCCGATACCGTGAACGAGGTGTGCCGCAGGCTCCACGAGCACGAGAGCGTGGACGAGCTGCTGGCGCAGCTCCGGCAGGCCCACGCCCGCCTGGCGCGCGCCGTGGGCAACGCCCCCGACATCGACCAGCCGTGCTTTCGGCGGTCGAACGGCCAAACCATGACGGGCCGCCAGCGCCTGGAGCTGTTGGCCCGCCACTGGACCGAGCACGTCCAGGCCCTGCAGGCGGCGGCTTCCGGCCGGTAGCCAGAAAGGCTCAGCGATGGAAGAGCGGGTGACGTTCGTGTCCGAGGGCTTGAAGCTCGCCGGCATCCTGCACGTGCCCGACGGGGCGGGGGCGGCGGGCGAGCGCCGGCCGGCCGTGGCCGTGCTGCACGGGTTCGGCAGCAACAAGGACGGCGGCGTGGCCCTGGCCGCGGCCCGGCTGCTGGTCAGCTGGGGCTACGTTGCCCTGCGCTTCGACATGCGCGGCTGTGGCGAGAGCGATGGCCCACGCGGACGGGTGATCTGCCTGGAGCAGGTCGAGGACGCTCGCAACGCGCTGTCGTTTCTGAGCAGCCGTCCTGAAGTGGATCCCGAGCGGATCGCGCTGGTGGGCAACAGCTTCGGCGCCGCGGTCGCCGTCTACACCGCCGGCGTGGATCGCCGGGTCGCCGCGTGCATCTCCTGCGGGGGCTGGGGCGACGGCGAGAGCAAGTTCCGCAAGCAGCACGCCTCGCCCGAGGCATGGGCGAGGTTCACGGCCATGCTGGAGGAGGGCCGGCGGCGGCAGCGGGCCGGCCAGTCCCTGATGGTCCCCCGCTACGACATCGTCCCCATCCCGCCGGCGCTCCGCGGCAACCTCTCCCCGGGCTCGATCATGGAGTTTCCCTTCGAGGTGGTCGATAGCATGTACACCTTCAAGGCGAACGACGTCGTGGGAAAGATCGCGCCCCGCCCGCTCCTGCTTTTGCACCCGGCTCACGACTCCGTCACCCCCACCGAGCAGTCGATCGAGCTGTTCCGCCGCGCCGGTCAGCCGACGGAGCTGCATCTGCTGGCCGACGTCGACCATTTCGTGCTCGGTGAGGGCAACCCGCGCGTGGCGAGCCTGGTGCAGGGCTGGCTCGACACCTACCTGCCCGTGCGGCCCGCGTCCCGATGACCGGACCCAACACGGTCACGACGGCCGGGGCCCTGATCGCCACCGCCGAGGCGCTGCGGCGCTTCGCCACGGACGTCTTCGTCCGCGCCGGCATGGCGCCGGCGCCGGCCGGGACGGTCGCCGACGTGCTGGTGTGGGCCAACCTGCGCGGCATGGACTCCCACGGCGTGACCCGCATTCCCCGGTACGCGGAGCTCATGCTGACGGGTGACCTCAACCCGAATCCGGTCATGACCACGCCGCTCGATACGCCAGCCGCCGCCGTGCTCGAGGCTGATCGCGCGGCCGGCCCGGTGGCCATGACAGAGGCGATGGCCCGGGCGGTGAGCAAAGCCCGGCACGCCGCCGTCGGGCTCGTGCTGGTGCGGGGCACCACGCACACCGCGGCCCTCGGGTACTACACACTGCTGGCGGCGCAGGATGGCATGGCGGGCGTCGCTCTGTCCGCGTCGGGTCCCAACATGGTCTATCACGGCGCGCGGACCGCCGGGGTGTCGACGAACCCCATCTCCATCGCGGTGCCCGGCGGCGAGCGAGGGCCCCTCGTCCTGGACATGGCCACCAGCGTCGTGTCGCTGGGTAGCCTCGTGCAGGCCCGCAAGACCGGGCAGGCCCTGCCGGCCGGTGTCGCCGTCGACGGCGACGGCGAGCCGACGACCGATGCGCAGGCTGCCAGGGTCCCCCTGCCGCTGGGCGGCCCCAAGGGCTCCGGCCTGTCCCTGATGATCGAGTGCCTCACCAGCCTGATGGTCGGCAACCCCGTCCTCGCCGAGGCGCTGGAGGGCACGCCCCGCGGACGCCGGCACCGGCAGAATGCGCTCGTGCTGGCCATCGACCTCGCGCGCTTCGGCGATCCGGCGCGATTCCGCCAGGAGGTCATGCGGCTGACCGCGGCGCTGAAGGCGCTGCCCCGCCGCCCCGAGGTCCCCGAGATCCTCATGCCCGGCGAGCGCGGGCAGCGGACCTTCGAGCGCCGCAGCCGGGAGGGCGTTCCCGTGCCCCGGGCCATCGTCGAGGAGCTCCGCGCGCTCGCCGACCGCCTGGGCGTGACGATGTTTCCGGCTTCCCCTCGCCCGCGATCCTAACCTGACACCAGAGCAAGGAGCTCGATGATGCGCATCCACAACCTCTACGCCGACGGTAACGGCGAGTCGCACTTCCGGGACATCGAGGTCGACTGGGTCGAGGAAACCCGCGCGGGCAAGCTGTCCAAGCGCCTGCCCGCCAACGGGATCATCTTTCGCCAGGTGCAGCCCACCTACGACCTGGACTGGCATCCGGCGCCCCGCCGGCAGTACATCATCAACCTCGACGCCGGAGTTCGGATCACCGCCAGCGATGGGGAGAGCCGGGTGATCGGCGCCGGCGAGGTGATCCTGGTGGAGGATACGACCGGCAAGGGGCACCGCTCGCAGGCGGTCGATCAGAAGATCCGTCACTGCATCTTCGTTCCAGTGGATGATTAAGATGGGGGGCCCCGAAATGGCCCCCCATACCCCCCCGTTCGCGTCTCGATCGAGCCAGGGGCTCGATCGCGCCCGCGACGAGCGACCAGGCTCGACCGGGCATCACAACGCGGTCGTCCGGGCCGACGGGCGGGTGGTGAACGTGGTGCGGCCGCGAGGGCAGCTCTTCGTGTGCGCGACGGGCTGCTGTTGCGGTCGTGTCGAAGACGGGTTTTCGCCCGTGCCGACCCAGCTCTATCACGACGAGTGGGAGCGCCGGGGCTTGCGCAACGTGGTACACCTCACGATCGGTGGCTGCCTGGGGCCCTGCGGCCTCGCCAACGTCGCGCTCCTGCTCTTCGACGGCCAGGCCCTGTGGTTTCACTCGATCAACGCCGAGCCGCTGGTCCTGGCGCTCTACGACCACATCGGGGCGATGCTGAAGGCCGATCGGTGCCTGCCCTCGCCCCCGGCGCTAGCGCCCTATCAGTTCACAGCTTCGGCGTGGCAGCCGCCGCCGTGACGACAGGGTCGTCGGTGGCTCTCTACCAGGAGGCTCAGGCATGGACACGCTGACGGGCGGGCGCGCGGTCGTGGAGCTGCTCAAGGCCGAGCAGGTGCGCTACATCTTCGGTATCGTGGGCTCGACGTTCCTCGAGGTGCTCGACGCGCTCTACGACGACCGGGGCGTCGAGTACATCAACGTGCGCCACGAGCAGGCCGCCGCCTTCATGGCCGACGGGCTGGCGCGCGTCACCGGCCAGCCGGCCGCCTGCTTGGTCACCAGCGGCCCGGGCGCGACGAATCTCATGACCGGAGTGGCCGCCGCCTGGGTGGCTCATTCCCCGGTCGTGGTCCTGGTGGGTGGCATCCCGCTCGAGCACCACGACAGGGACGCGTTCCAGGACTTCGATCTCGTCAGCATGTTCCGGCCCGTCAGCAAGCTGGCCGTCCGGATCACCCGGCCCGAGCGGATTCCCGAGCTCCTGCGCGCGGCCCTGCGCGCCGCCAGCAGTGGCCGGCGGGGGCCGGTATTCGTGGAGATCCCGCGCGACGTCCTGCACGGCGAGCTGCCGCGGACGGACCTCCTGCCGCCGCATCGCTACCGGGTGACCCATCCCCTGCCCGCGCACCCCGAGGCCATCGGCGAGGCGGTGCGGCTGCTGCGGACGGCCGAGCGGCCCCTGCTGCTGGTCGGCGGCGGCGTCACGTGGGCCGGGGCCACCGAGCTGATCGTGCGCCTGAGCGAGCAGGGCACGATACCGATGATCACCGCGTACGGACGCAACGATGCGGTGCCCAACGGGCATCCGCTCTATCTGGGTCCCCTGGGCCGCGCCGGCGCGCCGGAGGCCGCCAGCGCGTGCCGCCGGGCCGATGCCCTCGTCGTCGTCGGCTCCCGGCTGGCGCAGTTCACGACCCACTTCGACGACCGCTACATCCGGCCGGGCGTCCCGCTCATCCACATCGACATCGAAAGCCGCGACATCGGCCGCTACTATCCGGTGGCCGTGGCCATCCAGGCTGACGCCCGCGAAGCCTGCCAGGCGCTGCTGGAGGGCCTCGGCCACGCGGGCGCCCCCGACCGGACGGCCTGGCGCCGCGAGGCCGAGAGCCTGCGCGGCCAGCGCCAGGCGCGCCTGGCCGCGGAGGCCGGACTCGCTGCCAAGCCCATGAAGCCGCAGCGCATCTATGCGGAGTTGCGCCGGGCGCTGCCCCCGGAGACGATCGTCGCGCTCGACGCGGGGGCCGCCCCGGCGTACGGGTACGACCGCCTGCACTTCGCCCGCCCGCGCACGTTTCTCACCCCGCTCGACCTGGGCGGCCTGGGCTTCGCGTTCCCCGCCGCGCTGGGCGCGAAGCTCGGCCGGCCCGACGCCCCCGTGCTGGCCATCCACGGCGACGGCGGCTTTCTCATGAATGCGCAGGAGCTGGAGACGGCCGTACGCCACGGGATCGCCGTCACCACCATCGTGATGAACAACAACTGCTGGGGCTCCGAGAAGGCCTACCAGAAGCACTTCTACGGCGGGCGCTACATCGGCTGCGACATCGGCAACCCCCGCTACGACGAGTACGCCCGCATCTTCGGCGCCCGCGGGTACTACGTGGAGCACCCGGACCAGGTCGGCGACGTCGTCCGCTCCGCGCTCGGCTCCGGCCAGCCGGCGGTCATCGAGATCCCCATCGATCCCGAGGAGTTCCCCACGCCCGCCACCGCCGTGCGCCGGACGTCGGGGTGAGTCGGCGGCTGCTGCTCGCCGGGGTCCTGGCCCTGGCGACCATCGACCCCGTCGTCATCGAGGACTGGCGCGGCTCCCCGGTCGGGAGCACCGGCGTGCCGGCCGGCTGGCGGACCTACGGGGGAGGCGGCAGCTTCCAGCATCCGCCGGTGATCGTGAACCACGACGGCCGCGCCGCCCTGCGGCTCAAAACCGATCGCTACAGCATCCGGCTCGCCCGGGGCGTCACCGTGGACCTGACCCGCACGCCGGTGCTCGAATGGGAGTGGAACGTCACGACGCTACCCCGACACGGCGATGTGCGCAGCCGGGTGAACGATCAGGCGGCCCGCGTCATGATCATGTTCGGCGCCCGGCTCCGCCCGAACATCCTGGGCTACGTCTGGGATACCCGCGCGCCCGCCGGCACGGAGATCAGAACGCAGGGCTACGTCGACCGATGGCTGATCGTCGAGCGATCCGGTGGCGACGGCGTGGGCTCCTGGCGGCGCGAGGCGCGCAACGTCGTCCAGGATTACCTGCGCTTGTTCGGTACGCACCCCCCTGCGGTACGGGCGGTCTCGCTGGAAAGCCACTCCGAGGACGCCGACCACGCCAGCGAGGCCATGTTCGGGCGAGTGCGCTTCAGCCCGGCGGGGACGCGTCCCGACGGCTAGGGTGCGCGGGTCAGGTCGAAGGCGAACAGGCTCACGCGATAGGTGGCGGCCGCCCCCCCGGCCGGGCTCTCGAAGTCGACCCGGGCGCCAGAAGGCAGGTCGCTGCCCAGCCACGCCACGCGCTGGTGGACGACCGCCCCGCTGGCGTCCAGGCCTTCGATCAGGAGCTGAATCCGCCGGGCCGGGTAGGCCGAGGTGTTCTGAATCGTTCCGCGCACGACCCGGCGGCCCCCGACCTCGGCTGGCTGCCAGTCGAGCCGGAAGTGGCTCTCCCCGCCGACCACCAGTGGGGACAGCAGCCGGGCTGGCTGCCCGGACACCGCCGTAGCCGCCAGCAGCACGAACGCTCCCGCCCACACGATTCCGGTCCTGAGTGCCCTCATAGCATCCTCCCCGCCATGGCAACCAGCGAGGCGGCTTCATGGGTCCGGCCCTCTCGGGACCCGGTGATGCCGCCATGGGCGCGGCGCGGCTTGCTAACTGCGGGCGACCTGGGATATTGTGCCCAGTCACGATCCCCCCCGGGGTCGGTGGTGTGCCCTCCCGGGGGCCGCTGGCGAGCAGGAGGTGCCATGCAGCGGTACATCGCGCGACGAGCCCTCCAGAGCTTGCTCGCCCTCTGGGTCATGAGCCTCATCGTGTTCGCCATGGCGCGCCTGAGCGGGAACGCGCTCGACATGATGTTGCCGATGGAGGCCACCCAGGAGGACTACGATCGCCTGTCGAAGTACTGGGGCCTGGACCAGCCGATGCACGTGCAGTACGGCATCTTCGTCAGCCGGGCTCTGAGGGGCGACTTCGGCATGTCGTGGAAGTGGCCGGGCTACTCGGCCATGGGTCTGGTGATGGACCGCCTGCCCGCGACGCTGCAGCTCGCCGGGTTCGCGCTGGCCATCAGCGTCGTGATTGCGCTCCCCATCGGGGTCCTGTCCGCGGTCAAGAAAGGCACGGCCTGGGACACCTCGGGGAAGATCATCGCGCTGCTCGGCCAGTCGCTGCCCGGGTTCTGGCTGGGCATCGTCCTGATGTGGGTCTTCGCGGTGAACCTCGGCTGGTTCCCCACCTCGGGCCGCGGAGGCCTGCAGTACATGATCCTGCCGGCCATCACCCTGGGCTGGTTCCAGGTCGCCGCGCTCATGCGGCTGGTGCGCTCCTCGATGCTCGACGTGCTGGACAGCGAGTTCGTGAAGCTCACCCGGGTCAAGGGGCTCGCCGAGTGGAAGGTCGTGTGGAAGCATTGCCTGCGCAACGCGGCGATCGCGCCCCTGACGTTCTTCGCGATCATCGCCGGGGTCCTCATGACCGGCTCGGTGGTGACCGAGACCGTCTTCTCCTGGCCGGGCACGGGCCTGCTCGCCATCGACGCCGTGCGGGCGCGGGACTACCAGGTGGTCCAGGCCGTGGTGATCGTGTTCGCCACGATCTTCATTTTGACGAATCTGCTCGTCGACATTCTCTACGCGTACCTGGATCCGCGGATCCGGTACCGGTAACGAACGTCATGACGAAGGAGGCCGAGCGATGGCCACCGTGACCGCGAGATCGCTACCCTGGTACGCGCCGCCTCGCGTGGCGCGGGCGATGCGCGAAGTCCGGCGGTACCCCGTGGTGGCGCTGTCGATCCTGACGTTCTTCCTGGTGATCCCGGCGCTGTTCGCCACCCAGATCGCGCCGTACGACCCGCTGAAGGGCTCGCTGTCCAAGCGGCTCCGGCCGCCCGCGTGGCAGACCGGCGGCAGCATCGAGTACCCGCTGGGCACGGACAAGATGGGGCGGGACATCCTGAGCCGCATGATCCACGGCGCCCGGGTATCGCTCACCGTGTCGCTGGTGGCCATCTTCGTGGGCGGGATCATCGGGACCGGCATCGGATTGATCTCCGGGTACTTCGGTGGCCGGGTGGACGGCGTCCTCATGCGCCTGGTGGACATCTCGCTGTCCTTACCCACGATCTTGCTGGCGCTGGTGCTCGTGACCGCCGTGGGCCCGAGCTTCGGCACCGTCATCACCGTGCTGGTCGTGCTCCTGTGGGCGCGCTACGCCCGGCTGGTCCGGGGCGAGACGCTCACCATCAAGGAGCGCGACTTCATCGCCCGGGCGCGGGTGGCCGGTGCCTCCCACGCCCGGATCATGGG
Proteins encoded in this window:
- a CDS encoding Gfo/Idh/MocA family oxidoreductase, with the translated sequence MSPPNGPARIAAIGVSHWHSLYDSAYLRHLSSIPDVTLVGLHDASAAIAAKRAAVLGGPPIFTDYREMLDKTRPDFVIALGPHNTMAETAHYLLDHGYPFLMEKPMGVNADEVRRVADRARAAGAFVAVPLHQRYQPFVASARQLLAEGRFGPLSHVYIRQNRPTSARYPAWDAPWMLDPAVTGGGCLRNLGPHGLDLFLYLTGEEATVTGAQLSWRALGQPVEDYASVLLRSAGGVLGTVEVGNTFPGEGTDGEWKIAGRDAILIAAGHTLRLVTAGGEDTLPGAPKEPLALTALRDALEHWRRGAAPPISVHDCARVVRLIDQAYGLAGRPYG
- a CDS encoding Ldh family oxidoreductase translates to MTGPNTVTTAGALIATAEALRRFATDVFVRAGMAPAPAGTVADVLVWANLRGMDSHGVTRIPRYAELMLTGDLNPNPVMTTPLDTPAAAVLEADRAAGPVAMTEAMARAVSKARHAAVGLVLVRGTTHTAALGYYTLLAAQDGMAGVALSASGPNMVYHGARTAGVSTNPISIAVPGGERGPLVLDMATSVVSLGSLVQARKTGQALPAGVAVDGDGEPTTDAQAARVPLPLGGPKGSGLSLMIECLTSLMVGNPVLAEALEGTPRGRRHRQNALVLAIDLARFGDPARFRQEVMRLTAALKALPRRPEVPEILMPGERGQRTFERRSREGVPVPRAIVEELRALADRLGVTMFPASPRPRS
- a CDS encoding DUF3047 domain-containing protein encodes the protein MSRRLLLAGVLALATIDPVVIEDWRGSPVGSTGVPAGWRTYGGGGSFQHPPVIVNHDGRAALRLKTDRYSIRLARGVTVDLTRTPVLEWEWNVTTLPRHGDVRSRVNDQAARVMIMFGARLRPNILGYVWDTRAPAGTEIRTQGYVDRWLIVERSGGDGVGSWRREARNVVQDYLRLFGTHPPAVRAVSLESHSEDADHASEAMFGRVRFSPAGTRPDG
- a CDS encoding ABC transporter permease, whose amino-acid sequence is MATVTARSLPWYAPPRVARAMREVRRYPVVALSILTFFLVIPALFATQIAPYDPLKGSLSKRLRPPAWQTGGSIEYPLGTDKMGRDILSRMIHGARVSLTVSLVAIFVGGIIGTGIGLISGYFGGRVDGVLMRLVDISLSLPTILLALVLVTAVGPSFGTVITVLVVLLWARYARLVRGETLTIKERDFIARARVAGASHARIMGRYIFPNVMNSLVVLATLNVGYVILLESALSFLGAGLPRPLPAWGLMVADGRELIVTAWWVSMFPGLAIMLTVLALNLLGDWLRDHFDPRLRNV
- a CDS encoding thiamine pyrophosphate-binding protein; protein product: MDTLTGGRAVVELLKAEQVRYIFGIVGSTFLEVLDALYDDRGVEYINVRHEQAAAFMADGLARVTGQPAACLVTSGPGATNLMTGVAAAWVAHSPVVVLVGGIPLEHHDRDAFQDFDLVSMFRPVSKLAVRITRPERIPELLRAALRAASSGRRGPVFVEIPRDVLHGELPRTDLLPPHRYRVTHPLPAHPEAIGEAVRLLRTAERPLLLVGGGVTWAGATELIVRLSEQGTIPMITAYGRNDAVPNGHPLYLGPLGRAGAPEAASACRRADALVVVGSRLAQFTTHFDDRYIRPGVPLIHIDIESRDIGRYYPVAVAIQADAREACQALLEGLGHAGAPDRTAWRREAESLRGQRQARLAAEAGLAAKPMKPQRIYAELRRALPPETIVALDAGAAPAYGYDRLHFARPRTFLTPLDLGGLGFAFPAALGAKLGRPDAPVLAIHGDGGFLMNAQELETAVRHGIAVTTIVMNNNCWGSEKAYQKHFYGGRYIGCDIGNPRYDEYARIFGARGYYVEHPDQVGDVVRSALGSGQPAVIEIPIDPEEFPTPATAVRRTSG
- a CDS encoding (2Fe-2S) ferredoxin domain-containing protein, whose protein sequence is MGGPEMAPHTPPFASRSSQGLDRARDERPGSTGHHNAVVRADGRVVNVVRPRGQLFVCATGCCCGRVEDGFSPVPTQLYHDEWERRGLRNVVHLTIGGCLGPCGLANVALLLFDGQALWFHSINAEPLVLALYDHIGAMLKADRCLPSPPALAPYQFTASAWQPPP
- a CDS encoding ABC transporter permease, with amino-acid sequence MQRYIARRALQSLLALWVMSLIVFAMARLSGNALDMMLPMEATQEDYDRLSKYWGLDQPMHVQYGIFVSRALRGDFGMSWKWPGYSAMGLVMDRLPATLQLAGFALAISVVIALPIGVLSAVKKGTAWDTSGKIIALLGQSLPGFWLGIVLMWVFAVNLGWFPTSGRGGLQYMILPAITLGWFQVAALMRLVRSSMLDVLDSEFVKLTRVKGLAEWKVVWKHCLRNAAIAPLTFFAIIAGVLMTGSVVTETVFSWPGTGLLAIDAVRARDYQVVQAVVIVFATIFILTNLLVDILYAYLDPRIRYR
- a CDS encoding alpha/beta fold hydrolase; translation: MEERVTFVSEGLKLAGILHVPDGAGAAGERRPAVAVLHGFGSNKDGGVALAAARLLVSWGYVALRFDMRGCGESDGPRGRVICLEQVEDARNALSFLSSRPEVDPERIALVGNSFGAAVAVYTAGVDRRVAACISCGGWGDGESKFRKQHASPEAWARFTAMLEEGRRRQRAGQSLMVPRYDIVPIPPALRGNLSPGSIMEFPFEVVDSMYTFKANDVVGKIAPRPLLLLHPAHDSVTPTEQSIELFRRAGQPTELHLLADVDHFVLGEGNPRVASLVQGWLDTYLPVRPASR
- a CDS encoding LLM class flavin-dependent oxidoreductase, translating into MTAPPRFGFFFWPFTPDYTARLASLGERLDWDLVGIADTPGNAMDVWVALALAAVRTERVPLATCVTNLVTRHPAITAGAAAATDALSGGRLLLGIGTGHSGVGNIGGSPSSPEAFCRGLAFVRALLAGERATLDGASAQLPRLAHQVPIYAAGSGPGALRAAGAVADGVFVNFGLERGQVDQARGFVTEGARASGRAGEDLDIWWIACLDVSEQREVALGSLDNILGFVAAYILGPAPAQRGVPAELVPAIRELRARYTTHRAEMDPALTRRLGLFDYLRRRLAVAGTPEDCVAQVRAAVAAGARNLMFTVSLASDPLRTVELFGREVLPAVKRWHNDDRKE
- a CDS encoding FxLYD domain-containing protein codes for the protein MRALRTGIVWAGAFVLLAATAVSGQPARLLSPLVVGGESHFRLDWQPAEVGGRRVVRGTIQNTSAYPARRIQLLIEGLDASGAVVHQRVAWLGSDLPSGARVDFESPAGGAAATYRVSLFAFDLTRAP